The genomic region GAAACGAAATGCAATGCagaagtttttgaaaaatgatgTTGTTGATCTTCTTCAAACTGGTCTTGAATCCAATGCTTAtaccagggtaatataatttcttcattttatttaGATGTATTGTTCTTTACTGTGTATGAACAAGATTGATATTTTAACAGTGATTTAATTGGAGTATTAAATATGTTAAAGATAGTTTTACTTATTAACAAGAGTATTGTGACAAGTTGGATTTAGATCATTAATCTATAATTGATGCTGTGTAGAGATGTAATTAGTTAAAATAATGTGAGATTTGaaagatttattatttattatgattgtAAGAATTCAAGATTGATTAATTTGATGATAAAACACAGGTTGAACAGTTATATGCTGACCAACTTGTTTCATCAAGTTATGAATTTGTGGAACTATCCTGCTCGTTCATCTTAAGTCAACTATCAGCCATGAATAAACATAGGTAATAAGCTCTTCTTCTAGATCTTCATATGGTATACTAATCAATAATTATTAATGAATGATTGATTTACAATTTAAGTATTGGATCAATTATTGTGTCACCAATAGGGAATGCCCTGATGAATGCAAGGAAGCTATTTCAACATTAATGTTTGCAGCTGCTAGGTTTGCTGATTTACCAGAATTAAGAGAAATCAGAAGTATATTTGCTGAAAGATATGGGAATTATTTTGAACCTTATGTCAATCAAGAGGTGATTCATATATCTGTttatcaattttttatttttttaaaaatattttttttcataAAGTAAAACTAAATGGAAACTGTTATATGCTTTAGTTTGTTAGGAACTTGAAAGCAGACCCTCCCAGTAAGGAAGTAAAGCTTCAAATGCTTCAAGATATTGCACTAGATTCTGGTATACAGTGGGATTGCAAACCTTTGGAACTAAAATTGTACAAACCACCTCCATTTGTACAGGTAAACCATTTTATCTTGTTTCAAACTGGTAATTTCGGTTGTGTTCCAAATGGGTCCAAGTAAAAAGTTTCAAAAACGGGTCGAATGTGTTTACCCGAAACTCAATGCAACTACCTTCATTTGGGTTTGTATTGTACTGTATGATATTGTTTTTGTAACCATTTTATAAACAACCTGCTAATGATGGATGAAATATTGGACAAGATAGTAATCTGGGTCAACCCAACCCAACCCAAAGTGACCCGTTTCCGCTTTTACTTAAAATGTACCGATGATTTCTTCATCTTTTTAGCTCTACTTAATAAGCATCTATTAACATACAATTTTTTTCCAGGATCATTCTCTATATGCCAATCGAAATGAACCACCTAAGACCCACCATCAAAATGGTCCTGAAACAAGTCAAAAAGAAACAGAGCAGAAGACTTGTAATAAGCAAACTGTACTTGCAAATAAGGACCAAACTTCTAAAAAAGGTTTGCCCTACAAACCAAGGGACGAAATTGAAACGAATGTTGTAAACAGTTTTCCGTACCCATTAAAGATTGAAGTTGAAAAACGAGAGTCAAAACGTGATCATGGCCGTGTATCGCCTTATTGGTCAAGCAACGCTAGTTCAAGTGGCGAGACTATAACTAGTCCCGAATATAGCACGGGCCCGGATGATAGTGCTACTGAGGATATACCTAAAGGAAGGAACTTTAATGGTTTTAGGTCAACTGCTTATATCAAAACCGAGTCAACCAAAAAGTCAACGAATGGAGATGCAGTTTCAAGTTCTGCAATGGAAGACAATAATGATACACCACCAGGAAGGAAGGTTTATGGGTTAAGGGCAATGGGTCCACCATACATCAAACCAGACTCGACTAAAAAGTCAACAACATCAGATGAAGAAAACATATCTGGATTCAAATTCACAGACAATGATATCGAAGAAGTGTctgaaaatattaacaaaacaGTACCAAGATCAATGCGGAATCGTAGACCGTTTAAGCCACGTGGAAACAATGATGTTTCAAGAACAAGTCCTAAGAATCAAAATGGTGAAAGTCTTGGTCAtcatgatgataaagatgatgaagaaaGAAAAATGGACAGACTCTTGACACATTACAGCAGAAAACCAACACGAACAGGTTCGCTTCCACCTCAACCGTTGAATACTAGGGTTGCAACCGATGAAAGGAAACGGTTTGCAAGGGCGGCTACTTATCAACCCGACTCTGCTTTGAGTTCGCAAGGTCATGTGCATCCTAAACTTCCTGATTATGATGATTTTGTAGCGCGATTAGCTGTTCTTAGAGCAAGTTCATAGTCACTTGTTTCACGTAGGTTTATTGATCTTTTTGTATTGATTTGGCTAGCATTTTTTGGTTGCATCAGCATCTTGCTGTCCCTAGTTTCATGTTTCATACaggtttatatttttgatatttggtTAGCATTGTTAGTTTTATCAGCATCTTGCTGTCATTTTTACTGGCAGTTATATTGTAACTGACACGGTAAGAAGTTAATTGATGATTGACTATGATACCCCATATTAGTTAAAACCTGGATCTTTCTTATTTTtttcacaacataaaaagaaaaagaaaaaggtgtTGCTAGTTTCTAGAATTTTTCTAATTCTAACCGTTTTCATTGAAATtgtaactcatattcatcattagttAATTTATATATGTCACATTGAAATTTTAACTTATATTCATCAAAAGTTAATTTATACATAGACTAGTTGAATCAATCGAGTCAGTTAATGATATTTGTGGTAATGTCCTTTTTAACTAAACAAATTCATACGAAAGATCCACTGTTAATTTGACAACATAAATAAATCATAAAAATTATACTGTGGTAATGTCTTTTAACAAAACGTTCTTCTAAGCCATACAAAACATTAGACGTTCATCAAAACGTGACAAACATAAAAATATAACATAAGTACGATAATGAATTTATAAACTTACATAACAGAGTCATTACATTActttacatataaatataaataaataatgttgATAAAATTTTAAGTACCGTAATTTATTACAATTAAAAACTACTCCGTATATCATAATTCGTCATCTCTTGACCCGACCCGAGTGGACCCGGAGGTGAGTCTTGGGCTCAACAGTCCAGCACCAACCCATACATAGTCAGAGTGATGATGCCTGCACCTAAATGAACCGGGATGAACAGTTGGTGAACACAAACATATATTTTTAATCATCACTTCACTACCACCAGCACCATCCACCACTGGCTGCTGCGGTGTCACCGTAGGTAACCGCCTGATTCTAGAATCCAAGTCATATTTTTGGTTGATGTTACAAGAAGAAACACAACTAGCTGGATAACACATATTATTATGTGGATATTATAATTATATGGAAAATATATTATAGAAAGAAAATTAAGGAAATAATATGGGTTTTTGTACGTATTTAATACTGTAAATTGAAGCACGTACACATGGCTTATAAGAGAGTACATGTTATGACGTGTCAATCCAATGTTCAAACCACCTGGTGTTTTCTCGTTTGTTCTTTACAATAATGTTTTGGATATTGTTTTCTTAAGTGCGGGGGTTTTGTTTTGCGAGGAACTTTCTTCAGAATGTTTtacgagtatttttttttttttttttttttttttaacatattgAAAACTAATTAAAATGACGTGGCATTATTATAAGGATTATTTAGTAACTTCTTATTTAGGTAGCAATTTCATTTATACAacaatttaagaaatctattcagtCTGTTGTGGAAAAACCAGATGAAATTTCAAGGTCTTCTTATTTTATTCAACGGCAAATCGTCGAATTATTGGTGTCTTGACTGTCGTTTAGAGCCTAAACTGAATTCAGAGAatttaaaacccataaaaatttGATTCGACAATGGCGTctcatttttattatatattttatttaattttaaactttttcctacttattggccagaGGTATTTTCAGAAGCAATCCCTCTATCCATAAAACATTGAGAGAgacgactttctctactcttgggaaTGTTTCACTTCCGATGAAGAAACGAGTTCTCTTTATTCTCAGATTGATGAGATATTATTTACATCTCACCTCTCCATACCCCACATATGTggaattgagttttgttgttgttgttattcttATTTTATTTAGAAGTCTCTTTCGTATTAAGACTTAATTGGTTTGATGTAAAAAATTACATATATTAGGCCATATTTGATTCCGAGTAATGGACTTAATAATATAAAACTGTATATGGAAAGTCATTGATAAGTGTCTGTTTTTTACTTATTATATAAGTTGCATCTTAATGATAAAAAAATTCAAATAAATGTGAATTTCTATTTAGGTCCCGACATTAAAGTAACTGCTCTAGTAATTGCCGATGTACATGGTTAATTTGGTAAATTCAATTATTCAGACGGTTATTCAACACATAAAACAAACATTAATTATTTATTCGTCACTTATTCCTCACAAACGTCTTATTTAAATTCAGATAACAGAACCTGataagaaaattaaaaaaaaaaacaaaccggGCCTTAGACTAAtacggtttaaataagtaagtacaAATTATAGTAAAAcggttatgaaaaaaaaaaaactttgtaaTTCTAAAATTTTTACTGAGTCTAGTAGATGACCGTTTTTAGCCGGATGTTATGCTACTAAGGATGCGTTTGATAAAACTATATGATTTAGCGTTGAATTATTCATAATCTGAATAATTCATAGGTTCTTAATGAAGTTGCTTCTAAATGAAAATAATttgtttgataattattttgaattgTGAATGattaaaattaccttattaaccttTGACATGAATAAAAACTATAATATAATTGTTTAATAAGTGTTTCTgatatattttaaaaaatatattatataaaatttatgtgcttaatggttaagagataGTTACAGTTCTGAATGCTGAAACATTAAGCACTCTCTGTCATTCAAATGTCAGAAAAAAACGCATTAAATGATGAATGGCTAAGAATCTtctattaagaggtaaacaaacgcactCCAAAGTTTTAACTTGAAACTTATCGTAAAACTCGTGGGACACCAATGAGGCAATGACCAAGGCAATAAGCAGATCATTATATGATGATTAGCACATATAGTAATATGGGATACCAAAGATTAAACACCTATAATTTTCTGGATCAAGTACTTGATAAATGTTGTACCAAAAAAAGTAACAaactatgaatgcaaacttatctaTACTTTCTATTAAATTGTCAAAATGCTGATGTCATCCTAACTCTATTTTAACCCATCAATCATTTGACACATGTCATCTTCACAATAATCATGGTGATgtcattaatattttaataatttatataaataaataaaaaatttaggAAATGATTATTACCATAATTGAAAAAACAAGCTTTTAAATCTATCATGTTTttcttaaaatattaaaatttaattttataatgAGACTTACACTCCATAAGCTTAAAAAACTCTACTAAttttgttttaaaaatattaaaagaagatTACTATTGTGTAGTATGATTTTGTATTTTTAGTGCAAGTGCTATTAAAGTCATTAATTTTTAGCTATATTTAACAATTGTCTTTTAAATTTTCATATGAGAATATTTATCAAAAGTTTGATAGGTCATGTGTTGTACATTTAAATTATATCTCTAAAATGATAATGTTATAAATAAATCTTATTTAAGCTTAAAAAATCTCTACTATACATAATAAGAAAACCATAATAGAGTCACTACAAAACCTAACTTTCAATCCTAGCCTTCCAATTAATTTgtttatgtgacgccccgtacaaaatcatcgtgtacggttcatcaacaacaggatcattacaaggtcaaacactatatgctgtttaaaaaccagttttgcattcataaaagatagcgttttacaaaagataacgtgcttcttatgaatagaagcattaacataagtatgtgacctaaaggtcgttacaaagccattgtttgaaaaataacgtaagttacgaatgcaaaagaaaagtttcatgattgagacatctctaagtaatgcggcgaaaatctaacacagcaggtccataacagcaagtctataacaccaagacagcaagtctaacagcgaaagcaacatcgtctaagcacctgagaaatacacgcttaaaagtcaacacgaatgttggtgagctatagttggttgtaatcagtaatgtagaccacgagatttcagtgcttcaacaagcagtttaaatcagtaattcgaatcagtatgataaagtatatgcttatccgtgggcacccggtaactaacttaacgtaatagtaataccccctaaaagtacacttggcgagtgcgtatgtgataaggctaaaaaggaacatatatttcatagcaatatcccttctaaataataggttttcatatgtaattgtattatattttcattgtaattgtttaaataaataagtgcgaagacaaaaggcgaaaacgaagatttgaagacacaaacgtccaaaaagctcaaatgtacaagattcaattcaaaaggttcaatttattgatgagaaacgtctaaaaatgacaagagtacaagttacaaaacgcaaagtacaagatattaaattatacgaaaggacgttcgaaaatccggaaccggtacccgagccaactatcaacgctcgacgcaacggagctgaaagtacaagtcaactatgcacaagaatataatataatatttaaataattcataataagaataataataaataataaaaagttgttaattgagcatagttaaggggtcataagtgaaaatttcaattcaatatttgcctataaaaggaaattcatttgatcgatttatgtacaccttttcttctttctttctctttacatgtaatatatatatttataattttaattttaattttagtttaagtttaataataattgagttattgtaaggaatgttttacgggttttaaagtcgaaactctgtccgtgtaacgctacacgattaataatcactgtaagttatgttcttcctttttaaattaatgtctcgtaactaagttattattatgcttatttaagccgaagtaatcgtgatgtttgactaaatattaagacggggttattggattttgtaccataattaaggtttgggcaaaagaccgacacttgtggaaattggactattgactattaatagatggggatattgtctaattgagtgacaactcattggagtctgtcgaacctatcttcaaattaattatcctaataattaataatgattatggttgtcctatttagtgacgttcatatggaatctattataatcatttaattaattattcgggttgggtaattgattattcaaactgatcaattgggtaaa from Rutidosis leptorrhynchoides isolate AG116_Rl617_1_P2 chromosome 9, CSIRO_AGI_Rlap_v1, whole genome shotgun sequence harbors:
- the LOC139867263 gene encoding uncharacterized protein, giving the protein MTLKRIEMIKRKRNAMQKFLKNDVVDLLQTGLESNAYTRVEQLYADQLVSSSYEFVELSCSFILSQLSAMNKHRECPDECKEAISTLMFAAARFADLPELREIRSIFAERYGNYFEPYVNQEFVRNLKADPPSKEVKLQMLQDIALDSGIQWDCKPLELKLYKPPPFVQDHSLYANRNEPPKTHHQNGPETSQKETEQKTCNKQTVLANKDQTSKKGLPYKPRDEIETNVVNSFPYPLKIEVEKRESKRDHGRVSPYWSSNASSSGETITSPEYSTGPDDSATEDIPKGRNFNGFRSTAYIKTESTKKSTNGDAVSSSAMEDNNDTPPGRKVYGLRAMGPPYIKPDSTKKSTTSDEENISGFKFTDNDIEEVSENINKTVPRSMRNRRPFKPRGNNDVSRTSPKNQNGESLGHHDDKDDEERKMDRLLTHYSRKPTRTGSLPPQPLNTRVATDERKRFARAATYQPDSALSSQGHVHPKLPDYDDFVARLAVLRASS